The following DNA comes from cyanobiont of Ornithocercus magnificus.
TGAGAGAATGTGGCTGCTGGAATTTCCACCAGGATGAAGCATAGCTTTGTCGAAGGTTAGATTCAGCCAGTTGCATAAACGCTCTAGAGTCTTCTCTGGCTCAAGGGCAAGCTCCTCATATCCCATCTGGAAGACAGGACAGCAACTGGCATTGAGTTTCCGCTCCATTTTTCTATTCAGCCACCACCAGCGCATTAGGGCCTGGCAACCGGCCAGTGGATTCCTGACACGACGAATTCTAGAATGAATCCAGGAGCGAGCATCACGCACCAGGAAAATGACACGGACTGGCCTCCCTAGCTGCTCCGCTAGCCAGTCTGGGGAAATAGTATCCGCTTGATAAGATTCGACTATCCATCGCGGTGATGATTGACCAGGCATGGATTTGCTTCTCTCAGCGAGTGCTAAAAGACGATCCAGTTTCTTTTCTAGAGGCAGGTCATCATGAGTAGATAACCAGTCAAGCATTGGTCCCCACAAAGGGCAGTTCACAGCCAGGGCCTCGCAAGTACAACGTCTTTTGAAGCGGCCGTGGCCACGTAGATAGGCAGGACCACAGCTAATCTCCTCTGGCCTTGGCTGACGCAGCAGCCTCATGGCCTCGCCAAGTCCCATTATCTCAGGATGAACACCGAGTGACAAATCCAAGATCGTGGTACCACTGTGACCAAGGCCACGAATTAATAAGAGTCCGGAGGCCATTGACAGCTTTAACTAGTCAGTGTGTGGCAGTACCTTGATTGGAGCTGTTCGTGGATCAATAATCTTCGGCCCTATGCCATTAAATTTCACAGCAATTGAAATTTTTTCACCTCTACCAAATACGTGTATGATCTCGCCATCGCCAAAGAGAGCATGACAGACGCGTTTACCTACCAACCAGGTAGATTTCAACGAGCGCTTGCTGGTGTTAGTGACGCCAGAATTTAATATTTCATTGATGTCTCCCCGATGACTCTTCTCACAACTGATTTGGGCAAGATGATTTAGTGGCCTCTCTACCCGTGAAGCCAGCCTATTAGGTTGAGGCAGATCACCTTGAACAAGTGTTTTAGGTAACTCCGACAAGAAAATAGAGGGTAAGCTAGTTTCTCTTACACCACCCCAAAGACGCCGTTCACTAGCGTAGTAAATAAACAAGCGTTCCATTGCGCGCGTGATACCAACATAGCAAAGACGACGCTCTTCTTCTAGCGATGCCGAATCCTCAAGTGAGCGATGACTGGGAAACAAACCTTGTTCTAATCCTACCATACACACAACTGGGAATTCTAGCCCTTTGCTACTATGAAGTGTCATCAGGGTGACGTGGTCAGCCACGTTGTTGTTATCTCCGCTAGAGTCACTTGCTAGCGCGGCAGACGCTAGGAAATTTTCAAGATCAGCTTCATCATTCTCTTCTTGAAATTGTAATGCTGCATTGACAAGCTCTTGCAGGTTATGCCGGCGTTCCTCCGCTTCATCACCACCATTAGCAGCTAGCTCACTTGCATAGCCAGTCTGTTCTATAACCTTTTGGATTAACACTGAAAGCAGAGTACCGTGAACATGAAGCTGTAAGTTGCGGATTAGCTCAGTAAACTGCAATATTCCCTTAGCAGACCTACTACCGAGGGCCCTCGCCGCTACTGGATCACTAACTACTTCCCAAAGGGGAACGCATAATTGATTAGCCGCGTCAGTTAGTCGCTGCACTGTAACTTTGCCTATACCACGGCGAGGAACATTTAATACACGCAAGAGGCTAATACTGTCATTAGGATTCACAAGTAAGCGCAGGTAAGCTAGCACATCTTTAATTTCACGCCGATCGTAGAAGCGCAAACCACTTATCACTAAGTATGGAATGCCCCGATGTACAAGTGCCTCCTCAATAGAGCGAGATTGTGCATTAGTACGGTAGAGAACTGCCATGTCTCGCCAGCTAAAACTTGGATTACCTGCTTTCAAAATCTGGAGACGATGCACTACCATTTCTGCTTCGGCAACTTCATCATTGCAACATGTGAGGACAATTGGCTCCCCTTTATAACGAGTGGGGCGTAGAACTTTTTCTATCCGCTTGCTGTTGTTAGCAATTAATGCATTAGCTGCTTCAAGAATAGTTGATGTGGATCGGTAATTCTCCTCAAGCTTCACCATTGTGTGTGTTAAGTTGTCAGGGGCACCATCACCAAAGTCTTTCTGAAAGCCCATCAGGATTGTAAAGTCAGCAGCACGAAAGCTATAAATGCTTTGGTCAGCATCACCAACTACAAAAACTGATCGTTCACTCCAATCATTCACAGTGGCAGGGCTACTACTATTGGTTACCAACAGTTTAATTAGCTCATACTGGGTATGATTGGTATCTTGGTATTCATCTACCAATATATGCCGGAAACGATGGTGCCAGTAGCTTCTTACCTGTGTGTTTTGCTGCAGTAACTGCATAGATAGTAATAGCAGATCATCAAAATCGAGAGCATTATTGGCAGCTAGTGCCTTGCGATAGCATCTATAAGCCTCAGCAACTAGTCGACCCTGCTGTCCTCTTAACTGTAGCTCGAAATCATCAGGTAGCCAGCCCTGATTCTTAGCACTGCTAATCATCCAACGAATCTTCTTCGGGTCAAACCTTTTCAGGTCAAGTTGCATCTCCTGCGTAACAATTTTCTTAATCAATTTTTGGGTGTCAACTTCATCAAAGATGGAAAACTGTCGTGTCCAGCGAAGTCCTTGAACATCATGAAGCTTTTCTACATCAAGGCGAAGTATGCGGGCAAAAAGAGCATGAAAGGTGCCAATCCACAGCTCTTTTATCACTCCTTGGCGAATATGTTTCTTCAGCTGCTGCTGATCCTGAAGCTCAAGTGTATTCCAGGGCTGGCTGAATCGGCTCTCAGCTAGTTGCTGCTCCAGCAGGCTGCTTAGCCTTTCCTTCATCTCTCGAGCAGCCTTGTTAGTGAATGTAACTGCTAGAATCTGGGTAGGACTAACGTTGTGCTTACTAATAAGGTAAGCAATGCGATGTGTGAGGGCACGCGTCTTTCCACTACCAGCACCGGCTACTACAAGTAATGGGCCTGTGTGATGCACAACAGCCCGATTCTGGGCGTCATTGAGACCAGTTAGAAACTCCATGCAGTGAGGCATACTCTCCACTCTAAAGATCTGTTTAGTTAAGTAGGCATATCTCTGGAATTATGCACTAATGACAGGCCTTAGCTGAATAGAATGGTGGTAACTAATGTACTTGAACTTAATCTACTTAAGCTATCTTACCTAAGGCTTCTATAAACCTCCCAGACTGCAAACGTAGTAGTTTTATCACTCTAGGGAGAATAACCTCAGCGATGATGGTGAGAACCTGTACACTTTATAGCTATAGTGCTGCACCTTTCCCGAAGGCCTGTACTCGTCTTGCCTGATGAGTCAGTATTTTTGTAAGTACCTGAATATGTTGCTTGATAGTAAAGTACTTTAGTGAGCGTTTGCGGCCAGCTTTTCCGAGATTACTAGCTAGCACAGGATCTTGCATTACCTGTTTTAAAGCTACAGCTAACTCTCCTACGGCTCCCTCAGGAACCAACAGACCAGTGTAGCCATCTACAACTACCTCTGGGATACCAGCATGCTGTGTGGAGATAACTGGCACGCCACTTAGCTGAGCCTCTATTACTGCTACCGGGCAACCTTCAGCATCACCATCAGGAGCTGTACGAGAGGGCTGCAGTAGGCAGCGAGCATGGCGGAGTGCAATAGCAATCTCCTCTGGTGAGCGGAGACCAATAAGTTGTACCTGCTCACTAAGCTCTAGCTCCCGAATACGTTTTTCCAAGGCTTTCCGCAATGGGCCCTCACCTATAAATTCCAGTTTTATCTGGCTGGCGAGAGCTGGCGAGAGCTGACGGCGTACAATGGTGAAGGCCTCGAGTGCGTCAAGTGGCGCCTTCTTCGGCACCAGACGGCCGATAAACAATGCAAGTGGTGGTGCTGTTGCTGGATTGGCCCCGTAGAATAGATCCGGGTTAGCGCCAGAAGGGCTTACTGTGACTATAGAAGGGTCAGCACCAAGACCCTCCAGCACACGACGCATTGACTGACTCTTCACAATAACAGCTGAGGCGAGGCGCATAAGTCGCCGATAACGTTCTTGCAATATCCACAGTCGCCGATGTGCAGAAGCGTCAGAACCTCTAAAATGTACGACTAAGGGAACACCACTCCAGACAGCAGCGTCCATTACTCGCACAGCATGAAAACCAAACTCTGCTAATATTACCTGTGGTCGGTGAAAACAAACTAGGAGATATGTCACTAACGAGCCTGGCAATGTAGATAAGCGTTGGAAACCTAGCCGTGTGCATATCTTGCTAAGTGTGATAGCCAAACCATAGAAATACTGGCCAGGACACCTCCAAGGACAGAGACCACAGAACTCATCGCCAAAGTAAGCTTGCTGCTGTAAAGATAGATGGGCTAGATTGGCCCGAATAAAAGTCTCTGTAGGTAAACGTCGTGTTGGAACTAGTAACAGCAAACGAGGTGCTAGCAAAGGATCCAGCAGTTTGAGAAAACCTACACGTATCATGGATTCCGCATGAGTTTTGCGCAGTCTGAGAGCATGCTCTGCTAGCCGCTGGCGCCGTGGTACATCCTTTATTAGACTGGAGATAGCAGATGCTAGAGTAGTAATATTGCAGGGTTCGCTAAGCAGTATACCATTAATATTTTGTTGTATTACTTCTCGTGGACCTGTAGGGCAGTCGGTCGCAATACAGGCACAACCGGCTGCCATAGCTTCTTGTAAGGCATTAGGGGACCCTTCATAGCGTGATGGTAAGACAAAGATTGTTGCTCGTGCATACCAGCAGTCAATGTCGCTTACGATTCCAGGCATTAACAAGCGCGCCCGGGCTGTTGGAGTGAGGATTTTTAAGGCTAACTGTAGCTGAGGATGGTTGATTGATATTCCTACTAGTGCTAGCCAACAGTTAGGGCAATCTGACGCAATGTCAGAAAAAGCAGCTAGCAAGCGGTCAAATCCCTTTTGATATGGCTTGGTTCCCACTGCCAAGAGCAGTAGTGCTTTTGGAGGCAACTGCGCTTTTTCTAGAGAGCCCTGACCTTTGCGAGTTGGTAAAGGCCATAAGATAGGATTAGCAAGTGTTGCTATGTGCTGAGCCTGTGCTAGACCACGTTTCTCAAGCCAAGTCCCAATACGCTTGGTTTGAACTAGATGAAGAGCTGCCTGTGGGTAGAGACAGCGGCGTAGAAGCCACAACAATGGGTTCAAAGGGCGTGCAGGAGGGTAGTTACGCTCTGCTACTACTACTGGCCAGGGACGACCAAGACTGGCCAATAGTAAATTCAGAGATGGTCGTGTCGTAATTCCAATAGCTAAATCCGGGGAGTATTTATGTAGCCAGTGCCACAGCCAAACCACTGTTAACTTGGGCAGTCCGGATGTTGGATATATCACTAACTGCACACCATCAGGAGCTGTAAAAAAAATATCCCTACGGCCCAGCAGCAGATGAACCTCATGACCTGCTTCCTGCAGCCAGGCTGCCCAACACAGAGCAATCCGCTCAGCCCCGCCAGGACCAAGTGCGTGGATATGCAAAGCAACACGGGCCACCTTCTTAGTACTCTTGCTTGGAAAGCTCACGCTGTAGCCAGATTTCGAAGCCTGAGGCCACTGTTATTGCTGAGGTGTTGATCATTAGACCCAGCCATAATTGCGGTTGGCAGACACCCCTACCACACACGAATAGCTCCAATTCATAGCAAAGACTCTCTAGGGTAGCAAGATGTCGCTCGCTGGCATAGCAGCGGCTGGGTACATAGCGCAATTGCCTAAGCTCTTGCCGTAAACCCTGGAGAGGTAGCAGAACCTGTTGACAAATGTGAGTATCTAATGTTAATGGTAATAGACCCCTTAGTAAATTGGTGGTAGCTCGGTAAAGTACATCGGCAGGAATTAGATGGGGCTTAAGATCATCAAGGAGATAGTAGTCGGCTTCAGCAATGCGATAGATCACATCCTGATCTGCACGAGCTAATGCCAGTTGTAATAAGCAAGCCCGGGAAGATACTGTTTGTTTCCAAGGATGCTCGCGATTACGCTGACCAGTTGCTGCTGGAGTTGGGACAAAAAGCATTGCTAGATCAGCTTGCTGTTTCAGCCAGGGTTCTAGTCGCTGCAGGCACAGTTGATCATCTCGATCAAGTGCGGCGTAGACAGAAGCGATGCCAGCGTAAAATTGCTGATAAGGAGGAAGAACGGGGCTGCAATGAAGTGCTTCCAATAATGCCTGACTTACATGAGAATCTTTTGGACGCCGGTGCCGCCGAAACAGCAATTCTTCAACTTGAAATGGCCATTTGTAGCAGCACAGTTGTATCTCTAAGAGGGCTACAGCGGTGGGAACATCAGCTGCTGCCAGCGCAATTGATGTTTGGTCCTGAAGTCGCCGCAAAATATGCCGATGCTGCCACCAAACGGAGCGGTGGCGAAGAGATTGCATTACAGTCACTATAATTCATCTGCAGTATTTGACTAGCTGGCGTAGCAGCATAAGCATCATTAAGGGTAGGCGTTGTAGAGGTTTCACAATATGCCAATAGAGATGGTGCCACCAGTTCGTAACAAAGCGGCCATTTTGCTCTAGTGGCAATAGTTGCTGTGGCAGTTGCTTAACGTGTAACTCAGGAATCTCTAGAAAGTACGACCAAAAAATCAGACGCCGCAAACGCCGCAGCTCTGCCTCTGTACATGGCGCAAGCCGGGGCAATGATTCTTCCTGACGCTGCCAAACACCCTCGGCGAGGCACTGGTAGTGAGTGGGTGACCGGCAAGCCGTCCAAGGATAGTAAGCTGCCGCAACTCTATTGCTCATTGCTGT
Coding sequences within:
- a CDS encoding sulfotransferase encodes the protein MASGLLLIRGLGHSGTTILDLSLGVHPEIMGLGEAMRLLRQPRPEEISCGPAYLRGHGRFKRRCTCEALAVNCPLWGPMLDWLSTHDDLPLEKKLDRLLALAERSKSMPGQSSPRWIVESYQADTISPDWLAEQLGRPVRVIFLVRDARSWIHSRIRRVRNPLAGCQALMRWWWLNRKMERKLNASCCPVFQMGYEELALEPEKTLERLCNWLNLTFDKAMLHPGGNSSSHILSGNRIRFDIDHCANIRYDASWLTCQSPAVSFALGIPAIASMNQRLVYSSKIITRS
- a CDS encoding ATPase AAA, which encodes MEFLTGLNDAQNRAVVHHTGPLLVVAGAGSGKTRALTHRIAYLISKHNVSPTQILAVTFTNKAAREMKERLSSLLEQQLAESRFSQPWNTLELQDQQQLKKHIRQGVIKELWIGTFHALFARILRLDVEKLHDVQGLRWTRQFSIFDEVDTQKLIKKIVTQEMQLDLKRFDPKKIRWMISSAKNQGWLPDDFELQLRGQQGRLVAEAYRCYRKALAANNALDFDDLLLLSMQLLQQNTQVRSYWHHRFRHILVDEYQDTNHTQYELIKLLVTNSSSPATVNDWSERSVFVVGDADQSIYSFRAADFTILMGFQKDFGDGAPDNLTHTMVKLEENYRSTSTILEAANALIANNSKRIEKVLRPTRYKGEPIVLTCCNDEVAEAEMVVHRLQILKAGNPSFSWRDMAVLYRTNAQSRSIEEALVHRGIPYLVISGLRFYDRREIKDVLAYLRLLVNPNDSISLLRVLNVPRRGIGKVTVQRLTDAANQLCVPLWEVVSDPVAARALGSRSAKGILQFTELIRNLQLHVHGTLLSVLIQKVIEQTGYASELAANGGDEAEERRHNLQELVNAALQFQEENDEADLENFLASAALASDSSGDNNNVADHVTLMTLHSSKGLEFPVVCMVGLEQGLFPSHRSLEDSASLEEERRLCYVGITRAMERLFIYYASERRLWGGVRETSLPSIFLSELPKTLVQGDLPQPNRLASRVERPLNHLAQISCEKSHRGDINEILNSGVTNTSKRSLKSTWLVGKRVCHALFGDGEIIHVFGRGEKISIAVKFNGIGPKIIDPRTAPIKVLPHTD
- a CDS encoding glycosyl transferase family 1; the encoded protein is MARVALHIHALGPGGAERIALCWAAWLQEAGHEVHLLLGRRDIFFTAPDGVQLVIYPTSGLPKLTVVWLWHWLHKYSPDLAIGITTRPSLNLLLASLGRPWPVVVAERNYPPARPLNPLLWLLRRCLYPQAALHLVQTKRIGTWLEKRGLAQAQHIATLANPILWPLPTRKGQGSLEKAQLPPKALLLLAVGTKPYQKGFDRLLAAFSDIASDCPNCWLALVGISINHPQLQLALKILTPTARARLLMPGIVSDIDCWYARATIFVLPSRYEGSPNALQEAMAAGCACIATDCPTGPREVIQQNINGILLSEPCNITTLASAISSLIKDVPRRQRLAEHALRLRKTHAESMIRVGFLKLLDPLLAPRLLLLVPTRRLPTETFIRANLAHLSLQQQAYFGDEFCGLCPWRCPGQYFYGLAITLSKICTRLGFQRLSTLPGSLVTYLLVCFHRPQVILAEFGFHAVRVMDAAVWSGVPLVVHFRGSDASAHRRLWILQERYRRLMRLASAVIVKSQSMRRVLEGLGADPSIVTVSPSGANPDLFYGANPATAPPLALFIGRLVPKKAPLDALEAFTIVRRQLSPALASQIKLEFIGEGPLRKALEKRIRELELSEQVQLIGLRSPEEIAIALRHARCLLQPSRTAPDGDAEGCPVAVIEAQLSGVPVISTQHAGIPEVVVDGYTGLLVPEGAVGELAVALKQVMQDPVLASNLGKAGRKRSLKYFTIKQHIQVLTKILTHQARRVQAFGKGAAL
- a CDS encoding glycosyltransferase family 2 protein; translated protein: MQSLRHRSVWWQHRHILRRLQDQTSIALAAADVPTAVALLEIQLCCYKWPFQVEELLFRRHRRPKDSHVSQALLEALHCSPVLPPYQQFYAGIASVYAALDRDDQLCLQRLEPWLKQQADLAMLFVPTPAATGQRNREHPWKQTVSSRACLLQLALARADQDVIYRIAEADYYLLDDLKPHLIPADVLYRATTNLLRGLLPLTLDTHICQQVLLPLQGLRQELRQLRYVPSRCYASERHLATLESLCYELELFVCGRGVCQPQLWLGLMINTSAITVASGFEIWLQRELSKQEY